The Xenopus tropicalis strain Nigerian chromosome 7, UCB_Xtro_10.0, whole genome shotgun sequence genome includes a region encoding these proteins:
- the znf177 gene encoding zinc finger protein 569 isoform X1, whose protein sequence is MAPTMHKREISKRNKIKGEIKTCTASIKRSPSPVMIETTTSIGFNEVAVYFSEEEWRNLELWQKELYSNVMREIHTTLISLGYTIAHPDVLCRIRKDQDPYISSLEEERKTSCFPSTSSSVLSPDILFRIKYDDVPSCSEDESETTNYPISEEPVSEATQLPNLKEVPPGFGCLLENTGISVKEEEYNSDQENIDDDDNKFDSDDVKGDDEESANPKAEDINQLIFNPNLSLWIKHVDESSESQDVQNSCVGVDDSIRKEENGAIASVKPAMQKTYLEHFSNKENSNEDKLPFGQQKVPTVNRPESNTKGEESLLSIVLKRANAGSLYPPNYLYFNNYKCSEYTKGIPRLAEKETFCSTNTSSLQTSKSNDILSSFQSVKSVPGFRTIQEIDKPYRCTVCEKTFKTIGILNVHMKTHTYVRPYQCNECGKSFRDNWNLKVHQKIHTGETPYKCAICEKGFIQYATYMKHQRIHTGEKPYVCCYCDKSFTNSSNLVRHHRTHTGEKPYICVECGKSFSYNTSLIQHKQIHKIDPVESGKINSEKK, encoded by the exons ATGGCACCAACTATGCATAAAAGAGAAATCTCAAAAAGAAATAAG ATCAAAGGAGAAATTAAGACTTGTACTGCATCAATAAAGAGGAGTCCCTCCCCTGTGATGATCGAGACAACG ACATCTATCGGGTTTAATGAAGTTGCTGTCTACTTTTCTGAAGAAGAATGGAGAAATTTAGAGTTATGGCAAAAAGAGCTGTACAGTAATGTGATGAGGGAAATTCACACTACTCTAATCTCGCTAG GTTATACTATTGCTCATCCTGATGTTCTTTGCCGAATTAGAAAAGATCAAGATCCATATATTAGTAGCCTGGAAGAAGAAAGGAAAACTTCTTGTTTTCCCTCCACCA GTTCTTCGGTTCTCAGTCCTGACATCTTATTCAGGATTAAGTATGATGATGTTCCTAGTTGCTCTGAAGATGAAAGTGAAACAACAAATTACCCTA tatCAGAAGAACCTGTATCAGAGGCCACCCAGTTGCCAAACTTGAAGGAAGTCCCACCTGGCTTTG GCTGCCTTTTGGAAAATACTGGCATTTCTGTAAAAGAAGAAGAGTATAACAGTGACCAGGAAAATATTGATGACGATGATAATAAGTTTGACAGTGATGACGTGAAAGGTGATGATGAAGAAAGTGCTAATCCCAAAGCAGAAGACA taaatCAGCTGATTTTCAATCCAAATTTATCTCTCTGGATAAAACACGTGGATGAGTCTTCAGAATCTCAAGACGTACAAAATTCTTGTGTTG GAGTTGATGATTCAATCCGAAAAGAGGAGAATGGTGCAATAGCTTCTGTCAAACCGGCAATGCAGAAAACCTACTTGGAGCATTTCTCAAACAAGGAAAATTCTAATGAGGACAAGTTGCCCTTTGGACAACAAAAGGTTCCTACAGTCAATAGACCAGAAAGTAATACAAAAGGGGAAGAAAGCCTCCTCTCCATCGTGCTTAAGAGGGCAAATGCCGGCAGCCTGTACCCTCCAAATTACCTGTATTTTAATAACTATAAATGCTCAGAATACACCAAAGGTATCCCAAGACTTGCTGAAAAAGAGACGTTTTGCAGTACCAACACGTCAAGTTTGCAGACATCAAAAAGCAATGACATTCTTAGCAGTTTTCAGTCAGTGAAGTCTGTGCCCGGATTCCGAACCATTCAGGAAATAGACAAACCGTACAGATGTACCGTATGTGAGAAGACGTTCAAAACTATAGGTATTCTTAACGTTCACATGAAAACGCACACTTATGTCCGACCATATCAGTGTAATGAATGTGGCAAAAGCTTTCGTGACAACTGGAATTTAAAAGTCcaccagaaaatacacacaggcgAGACGCCGTACAAATGCGCCATATGTGAAAAGGGCTTTATTCAGTATGCTACTTACATGAAGCACCAACGcattcacactggggagaaaccatacGTCTGCTGTTACTGTGACAAAAGCTTTACAAACAGTTCCAACCTAGTCAGGCACCACCGaacacacacaggggagaagccatATATCTGTGTAGAGTGTGGCAAAAGCTTCAGTTATAACACAAGTCTCATTCAACACAAACAAATCCATAAAATAGACCCTGTAGAGAGTGGAAAGATAAATTCTGAGAAAAAATGA
- the znf177 gene encoding zinc finger protein 184 isoform X2 codes for MREIHTTLISLGYTIAHPDVLCRIRKDQDPYISSLEEERKTSCFPSTSSSVLSPDILFRIKYDDVPSCSEDESETTNYPISEEPVSEATQLPNLKEVPPGFGCLLENTGISVKEEEYNSDQENIDDDDNKFDSDDVKGDDEESANPKAEDINQLIFNPNLSLWIKHVDESSESQDVQNSCVGVDDSIRKEENGAIASVKPAMQKTYLEHFSNKENSNEDKLPFGQQKVPTVNRPESNTKGEESLLSIVLKRANAGSLYPPNYLYFNNYKCSEYTKGIPRLAEKETFCSTNTSSLQTSKSNDILSSFQSVKSVPGFRTIQEIDKPYRCTVCEKTFKTIGILNVHMKTHTYVRPYQCNECGKSFRDNWNLKVHQKIHTGETPYKCAICEKGFIQYATYMKHQRIHTGEKPYVCCYCDKSFTNSSNLVRHHRTHTGEKPYICVECGKSFSYNTSLIQHKQIHKIDPVESGKINSEKK; via the exons ATGAGGGAAATTCACACTACTCTAATCTCGCTAG GTTATACTATTGCTCATCCTGATGTTCTTTGCCGAATTAGAAAAGATCAAGATCCATATATTAGTAGCCTGGAAGAAGAAAGGAAAACTTCTTGTTTTCCCTCCACCA GTTCTTCGGTTCTCAGTCCTGACATCTTATTCAGGATTAAGTATGATGATGTTCCTAGTTGCTCTGAAGATGAAAGTGAAACAACAAATTACCCTA tatCAGAAGAACCTGTATCAGAGGCCACCCAGTTGCCAAACTTGAAGGAAGTCCCACCTGGCTTTG GCTGCCTTTTGGAAAATACTGGCATTTCTGTAAAAGAAGAAGAGTATAACAGTGACCAGGAAAATATTGATGACGATGATAATAAGTTTGACAGTGATGACGTGAAAGGTGATGATGAAGAAAGTGCTAATCCCAAAGCAGAAGACA taaatCAGCTGATTTTCAATCCAAATTTATCTCTCTGGATAAAACACGTGGATGAGTCTTCAGAATCTCAAGACGTACAAAATTCTTGTGTTG GAGTTGATGATTCAATCCGAAAAGAGGAGAATGGTGCAATAGCTTCTGTCAAACCGGCAATGCAGAAAACCTACTTGGAGCATTTCTCAAACAAGGAAAATTCTAATGAGGACAAGTTGCCCTTTGGACAACAAAAGGTTCCTACAGTCAATAGACCAGAAAGTAATACAAAAGGGGAAGAAAGCCTCCTCTCCATCGTGCTTAAGAGGGCAAATGCCGGCAGCCTGTACCCTCCAAATTACCTGTATTTTAATAACTATAAATGCTCAGAATACACCAAAGGTATCCCAAGACTTGCTGAAAAAGAGACGTTTTGCAGTACCAACACGTCAAGTTTGCAGACATCAAAAAGCAATGACATTCTTAGCAGTTTTCAGTCAGTGAAGTCTGTGCCCGGATTCCGAACCATTCAGGAAATAGACAAACCGTACAGATGTACCGTATGTGAGAAGACGTTCAAAACTATAGGTATTCTTAACGTTCACATGAAAACGCACACTTATGTCCGACCATATCAGTGTAATGAATGTGGCAAAAGCTTTCGTGACAACTGGAATTTAAAAGTCcaccagaaaatacacacaggcgAGACGCCGTACAAATGCGCCATATGTGAAAAGGGCTTTATTCAGTATGCTACTTACATGAAGCACCAACGcattcacactggggagaaaccatacGTCTGCTGTTACTGTGACAAAAGCTTTACAAACAGTTCCAACCTAGTCAGGCACCACCGaacacacacaggggagaagccatATATCTGTGTAGAGTGTGGCAAAAGCTTCAGTTATAACACAAGTCTCATTCAACACAAACAAATCCATAAAATAGACCCTGTAGAGAGTGGAAAGATAAATTCTGAGAAAAAATGA
- the LOC100496074 gene encoding zinc finger protein 300 isoform X2, translating to MAGISMQTFVTFDDVAAYFSEDDWQCLEEWQKELYQNAVQEIHGVLLAMGYTISNPEVLVRIQNLETSHFSENPDLTKSKNCCNFTHGFPSHHPDILLRVKQQAQTLLSDQLELQEKSCRTSSVDENNSPLASTHKESTGSSKLGDRLAGDYLEDDNNEDQLPEKVKENILCWEDIFEKNEPKSIPKEGPNESERDEGLACTNPVKMDQKPSVPKERLYICSVCGKSFGGNSLLVRHMRIHTGEKPFACNHCDKSFNDKSYLLRHLRTHTGEKPYSCSVCLKCFSQNSSVIAHMRIHTGERPFQCPECEKRFSDKSYFVRHMRTHSGEKPYKCSHCEKCFSQTSSLTSHMRIHTGEKPYKCSDCGKCFSQNSSLALHKRLHKPE from the exons ATGGCTGGAATTTCTATGCAG ACTTTTGTGACATTTGATGATGTTGCTGCATACTTTTCGGAAGATGACTGGCAATGTCTAGAAGAATGGCAGAAGGAACTTTACCAAAACGCTGTACAAGAAATTCATGGAGTTCTGCTTGCCATGG GGTATACTATCAGCAACCCTGAAGTTCTGGTTAGGATCCAAAATTTAGAAACATCTCATTTCAGTGAAAATCCAGATTTAACTAAAAGTAAAAACTGTTGCAATTTCACTCATG GTTTTCCTTCACATCATCCAGACATTCTGTTAAGAGTTAAACAGCAGGCACAAACTCTGTTAAGTGATCAGCTTGAACTACAAGAAAAAAGCTGTAGAACATCCTCAGTAG ATGAAAACAACAGTCCTTTAGCCTCTACCCATAAAGAAAGCACAGGCTCTTCCAAGTTAG GAGACAGGTTAGCAGGAGATTATTTGGAGGATGATAACAATGAAGATCAGCTGCCAGAAAAGGTCAAGGAAAACATTCTTTGCTGGGAAGACATCTTTGAAAAAAATGAACCAAAATCTATTCCAAAGGAGGGACCAAACGAAAGTGAAAGAGATGAGGGACTGGCTTGTACAAATCCAGTTAAAATGGACCAGAAACCATCAGTCCCAAAGGAAAGACTATATATTTGTTCTGTATGTGGAAAAAGCTTTGGTGGCAATTCCTTGCTTGTCAGGCACAtgagaatccacacaggggagaagccattTGCTTGTAACCACTGTGACAAAAGTTTTAATGATAAATCTTATCTTCTCCGCCACCTAAGAACTCATACAGGAGAAAAGCCCTATTCCTGCTCAGTGTGCCTAAAATGTTTTAGTcaaaattccagtgtcattgcacacatgagaatccacacaggggaaaGGCCATTTCAGTGCCCAGAGTGTGAGAAACGTTTTAGCGATAAATCCTACTTTGTGCGGCACATGAGAACTCACAGCGGAGAAAAACCCTACAAGTGTAGTCATTGTGAAAAATGCTTCAGCCAGACCTCAAGCCTCACTTCCCATATGAGGATCCACACAGGAGAAAAACCATATAAATGTTCTGATTGTGGTAAATGTTTTAGTCAAAATTCAAGTCTTGCTCTACATAAACGATTACACAAACCAGAGTAG
- the LOC100496074 gene encoding zinc finger protein 570 isoform X3 produces the protein MAGISMQTFVTFDDVAAYFSEDDWQCLEEWQKELYQNAVQEIHGVLLAMGFPSHHPDILLRVKQQAQTLLSDQLELQEKSCRTSSVDENNSPLASTHKESTGSSKLAGDRLAGDYLEDDNNEDQLPEKVKENILCWEDIFEKNEPKSIPKEGPNESERDEGLACTNPVKMDQKPSVPKERLYICSVCGKSFGGNSLLVRHMRIHTGEKPFACNHCDKSFNDKSYLLRHLRTHTGEKPYSCSVCLKCFSQNSSVIAHMRIHTGERPFQCPECEKRFSDKSYFVRHMRTHSGEKPYKCSHCEKCFSQTSSLTSHMRIHTGEKPYKCSDCGKCFSQNSSLALHKRLHKPE, from the exons ATGGCTGGAATTTCTATGCAG ACTTTTGTGACATTTGATGATGTTGCTGCATACTTTTCGGAAGATGACTGGCAATGTCTAGAAGAATGGCAGAAGGAACTTTACCAAAACGCTGTACAAGAAATTCATGGAGTTCTGCTTGCCATGG GTTTTCCTTCACATCATCCAGACATTCTGTTAAGAGTTAAACAGCAGGCACAAACTCTGTTAAGTGATCAGCTTGAACTACAAGAAAAAAGCTGTAGAACATCCTCAGTAG ATGAAAACAACAGTCCTTTAGCCTCTACCCATAAAGAAAGCACAGGCTCTTCCAAGTTAG CAGGAGACAGGTTAGCAGGAGATTATTTGGAGGATGATAACAATGAAGATCAGCTGCCAGAAAAGGTCAAGGAAAACATTCTTTGCTGGGAAGACATCTTTGAAAAAAATGAACCAAAATCTATTCCAAAGGAGGGACCAAACGAAAGTGAAAGAGATGAGGGACTGGCTTGTACAAATCCAGTTAAAATGGACCAGAAACCATCAGTCCCAAAGGAAAGACTATATATTTGTTCTGTATGTGGAAAAAGCTTTGGTGGCAATTCCTTGCTTGTCAGGCACAtgagaatccacacaggggagaagccattTGCTTGTAACCACTGTGACAAAAGTTTTAATGATAAATCTTATCTTCTCCGCCACCTAAGAACTCATACAGGAGAAAAGCCCTATTCCTGCTCAGTGTGCCTAAAATGTTTTAGTcaaaattccagtgtcattgcacacatgagaatccacacaggggaaaGGCCATTTCAGTGCCCAGAGTGTGAGAAACGTTTTAGCGATAAATCCTACTTTGTGCGGCACATGAGAACTCACAGCGGAGAAAAACCCTACAAGTGTAGTCATTGTGAAAAATGCTTCAGCCAGACCTCAAGCCTCACTTCCCATATGAGGATCCACACAGGAGAAAAACCATATAAATGTTCTGATTGTGGTAAATGTTTTAGTCAAAATTCAAGTCTTGCTCTACATAAACGATTACACAAACCAGAGTAG
- the LOC100496074 gene encoding zinc finger protein 300 isoform X1 yields MAGISMQTFVTFDDVAAYFSEDDWQCLEEWQKELYQNAVQEIHGVLLAMGYTISNPEVLVRIQNLETSHFSENPDLTKSKNCCNFTHGFPSHHPDILLRVKQQAQTLLSDQLELQEKSCRTSSVDENNSPLASTHKESTGSSKLAGDRLAGDYLEDDNNEDQLPEKVKENILCWEDIFEKNEPKSIPKEGPNESERDEGLACTNPVKMDQKPSVPKERLYICSVCGKSFGGNSLLVRHMRIHTGEKPFACNHCDKSFNDKSYLLRHLRTHTGEKPYSCSVCLKCFSQNSSVIAHMRIHTGERPFQCPECEKRFSDKSYFVRHMRTHSGEKPYKCSHCEKCFSQTSSLTSHMRIHTGEKPYKCSDCGKCFSQNSSLALHKRLHKPE; encoded by the exons ATGGCTGGAATTTCTATGCAG ACTTTTGTGACATTTGATGATGTTGCTGCATACTTTTCGGAAGATGACTGGCAATGTCTAGAAGAATGGCAGAAGGAACTTTACCAAAACGCTGTACAAGAAATTCATGGAGTTCTGCTTGCCATGG GGTATACTATCAGCAACCCTGAAGTTCTGGTTAGGATCCAAAATTTAGAAACATCTCATTTCAGTGAAAATCCAGATTTAACTAAAAGTAAAAACTGTTGCAATTTCACTCATG GTTTTCCTTCACATCATCCAGACATTCTGTTAAGAGTTAAACAGCAGGCACAAACTCTGTTAAGTGATCAGCTTGAACTACAAGAAAAAAGCTGTAGAACATCCTCAGTAG ATGAAAACAACAGTCCTTTAGCCTCTACCCATAAAGAAAGCACAGGCTCTTCCAAGTTAG CAGGAGACAGGTTAGCAGGAGATTATTTGGAGGATGATAACAATGAAGATCAGCTGCCAGAAAAGGTCAAGGAAAACATTCTTTGCTGGGAAGACATCTTTGAAAAAAATGAACCAAAATCTATTCCAAAGGAGGGACCAAACGAAAGTGAAAGAGATGAGGGACTGGCTTGTACAAATCCAGTTAAAATGGACCAGAAACCATCAGTCCCAAAGGAAAGACTATATATTTGTTCTGTATGTGGAAAAAGCTTTGGTGGCAATTCCTTGCTTGTCAGGCACAtgagaatccacacaggggagaagccattTGCTTGTAACCACTGTGACAAAAGTTTTAATGATAAATCTTATCTTCTCCGCCACCTAAGAACTCATACAGGAGAAAAGCCCTATTCCTGCTCAGTGTGCCTAAAATGTTTTAGTcaaaattccagtgtcattgcacacatgagaatccacacaggggaaaGGCCATTTCAGTGCCCAGAGTGTGAGAAACGTTTTAGCGATAAATCCTACTTTGTGCGGCACATGAGAACTCACAGCGGAGAAAAACCCTACAAGTGTAGTCATTGTGAAAAATGCTTCAGCCAGACCTCAAGCCTCACTTCCCATATGAGGATCCACACAGGAGAAAAACCATATAAATGTTCTGATTGTGGTAAATGTTTTAGTCAAAATTCAAGTCTTGCTCTACATAAACGATTACACAAACCAGAGTAG